In Mesorhizobium sp. 113-3-3, a genomic segment contains:
- the gspD gene encoding type II secretion system secretin GspD, which translates to MSSKPSHCVVLFTLLAVAGCTSAPGKDFFTETIDSLHAKNSPLRAGYTGPAAVTSASGAAQRFNGAQYQGTGQFVSSGAPVTKVTSDGSGKFELNLVNAPIADAAKAVLGDALHLNYIVDPRVQGTVTLQTSQPVSQDALVDILQSALAVNAAGITSRGGTYQIVPLSEIMASTPPVSVPSTSPSGPGVKVQVLQLQFIAADEMKTILEPITRQGSVLRVDSTRNIITVAGSDSDLNAIREAVSVFDVDWMRGMSVALHPLKTSKPEAVAAELDSIFGTKEGPGAKLIQFIPNDRLNSVLVITSRPAYLARAATWINKLDRLAETNESQLFVYQIQNRPAKELASVLSSVLGTAVKTEGQSGGSNVSPDQTPIAMQSDGVTPAPLTGPSPSLPQQDNEAPAHATVVADVENNALLIQTTARDYQRIEQILTKVDVLPTQVMLEAVIAEVTLNDDLKYGLRWFFENGGTKVSVTDLAKAAAAATLPGFNWSYATDNIQVTLNALSKVTDVNVISAPTIMALNNQKAILQVGDQVPILTQQSQDTGNGSAPIINSVQMKDTGVILTVTPRINNAGRVMLDIQQEVSNVTKTESSDIDSPTIQQRKIQTRVLVNDGESLALGGLIQQNNNVDRSQVPILGDIPILGNAFKQKDDSIRRTELIIFIRPHVVRDINEAREVTDEFRGKISLQTPIQKRRGGTKLQQDLKRLAY; encoded by the coding sequence ATGTCGAGCAAGCCGAGTCATTGCGTCGTGTTGTTCACGCTGCTGGCTGTTGCCGGCTGCACCTCCGCGCCGGGCAAGGACTTCTTCACCGAGACCATCGACAGCCTGCATGCCAAGAATTCGCCCCTGCGGGCGGGCTATACCGGGCCTGCCGCCGTCACTTCGGCGTCGGGCGCGGCGCAGCGCTTCAACGGCGCGCAGTATCAGGGCACCGGCCAGTTCGTGTCGTCGGGCGCCCCGGTCACCAAGGTGACGAGCGACGGTTCCGGCAAGTTCGAGCTCAATCTGGTCAATGCGCCGATCGCCGACGCGGCCAAGGCGGTGCTGGGGGACGCGCTGCACCTCAACTACATCGTCGACCCGCGCGTGCAAGGCACGGTGACGCTGCAGACCTCGCAGCCGGTGTCGCAGGATGCGCTGGTCGACATCCTGCAATCGGCGCTGGCGGTGAATGCCGCCGGCATCACCAGCCGCGGCGGCACCTACCAGATCGTGCCGCTGTCCGAGATCATGGCCTCGACGCCGCCGGTCAGCGTGCCGTCGACCTCGCCGTCCGGGCCCGGCGTCAAGGTGCAGGTGCTGCAGCTGCAATTCATCGCCGCCGACGAGATGAAGACCATTCTCGAGCCGATCACCCGCCAGGGCTCGGTGCTGCGCGTCGATTCCACCCGCAACATCATCACCGTCGCCGGCAGCGACAGCGACCTCAACGCCATTCGGGAAGCGGTCTCGGTATTCGATGTCGACTGGATGCGCGGCATGTCGGTGGCGCTGCATCCCCTGAAGACCTCCAAGCCGGAAGCGGTCGCCGCCGAACTCGATTCGATCTTCGGCACCAAGGAGGGGCCAGGCGCCAAGCTCATCCAGTTCATCCCCAATGACCGGCTGAATTCGGTGCTGGTGATCACCTCGCGCCCGGCCTATCTGGCGCGCGCGGCGACCTGGATCAACAAGCTCGACAGGCTGGCCGAGACCAATGAAAGCCAGCTCTTCGTCTACCAGATCCAGAACCGGCCGGCCAAGGAGCTGGCATCGGTGTTGAGCTCGGTTCTCGGCACCGCGGTGAAGACCGAAGGCCAATCGGGCGGCTCGAACGTGTCGCCCGACCAGACGCCGATCGCCATGCAGTCGGACGGCGTCACGCCGGCGCCGCTGACCGGGCCCTCGCCCTCGCTGCCTCAGCAAGACAATGAGGCGCCCGCCCATGCCACTGTTGTCGCCGATGTCGAGAACAATGCGCTGCTGATCCAGACCACGGCGCGCGACTACCAGCGCATCGAGCAGATCCTGACCAAGGTGGACGTGCTGCCGACGCAAGTCATGCTGGAAGCGGTGATCGCCGAAGTCACGCTCAACGACGATTTGAAATACGGCCTGCGCTGGTTCTTCGAGAATGGCGGCACCAAGGTCTCCGTCACCGACCTGGCCAAGGCCGCCGCGGCCGCCACCCTGCCCGGCTTCAACTGGAGCTACGCAACCGACAACATCCAGGTGACGCTGAACGCGCTTTCCAAGGTCACCGACGTCAACGTCATTTCGGCGCCCACCATCATGGCGCTCAACAACCAGAAGGCGATCTTGCAGGTCGGCGACCAGGTGCCGATCCTGACCCAGCAATCACAGGACACCGGCAACGGCAGCGCGCCGATCATCAACTCGGTCCAGATGAAGGATACCGGCGTCATCCTGACGGTGACGCCGCGCATCAACAATGCCGGCAGGGTCATGCTCGACATCCAGCAGGAGGTCAGCAACGTCACCAAGACGGAAAGTTCCGATATCGACTCGCCGACCATCCAGCAGCGCAAGATCCAGACGCGCGTGCTGGTCAATGATGGCGAGAGCCTGGCGCTGGGCGGCCTCATCCAGCAGAACAACAATGTCGACCGCAGCCAGGTGCCGATCCTCGGCGACATCCCGATTCTCGGCAATGCGTTCAAGCAAAAAGACGATTCCATCAGGCGCACCGAATTGATTATCTTCATCCGGCCGCATGTCGTTCGTGATATCAACGAGGCCCGCGAGGTGACCGACGAATTCCGCGGCAAGATCAGCCTGCAGACGCCGATCCAGAAGCGCCGCGGCGGCACCAAGCTGCAGCAGGATTTGAAGAGGCTGGCGTATTGA
- a CDS encoding prepilin peptidase, translating to MATHPSLVLAATIALAAVLAAISITDFRRQIIPDGLNLALACIGLLYQMAADANGLPVQILFAAATFAAAWLLRRGHFLMTGRIGLGLGDVKMLAAASCWISPLLLPVLLFIASASALLFVGGQVVATGPAAARARVAFGPFIAIGLGSSWALEQFAGLDMGLL from the coding sequence ATGGCCACGCACCCCTCTCTCGTGCTTGCCGCCACGATCGCCCTGGCGGCTGTGCTCGCCGCCATTTCGATCACCGATTTCCGCCGGCAGATCATCCCGGACGGGCTCAACCTGGCGCTCGCCTGCATCGGCCTTCTCTATCAGATGGCGGCGGACGCAAACGGTCTGCCGGTGCAGATCCTCTTCGCCGCCGCGACCTTCGCTGCTGCCTGGCTGCTGCGGCGCGGCCATTTCCTCATGACCGGCCGCATCGGCCTCGGCCTTGGCGACGTCAAGATGCTGGCGGCCGCTTCATGCTGGATCAGCCCGCTGCTCCTGCCGGTGCTGCTGTTCATCGCCAGCGCCAGCGCTCTTTTGTTCGTCGGCGGACAGGTGGTCGCGACAGGGCCGGCGGCGGCACGGGCCCGCGTCGCCTTCGGTCCGTTCATCGCCATCGGCCTCGGCTCGAGCTGGGCGCTGGAACAATTTGCAGGTCTGGACATGGGACTGCTCTGA
- a CDS encoding transposase, whose product MARLARIVVPDLPHHVTQRGNGRAKVFFTPRDYALYKTLLVEHCRAANVGIWAWCLMPNHVHLVLTPADPDGLQRALAKVHRAYAGIIHARQKKTGHFWQGRFGAVAMDEDHLLSAVCYVGLKPVRAGLVEQAADWPWSNARAHLTGEPDGVTDLQPMRDRLPSSSGLFDLVETDVAAFDALRKAESIGRPLGSEAFLNQIAGQTGRAVKPGKRGRRGKISALSP is encoded by the coding sequence ATGGCTCGCCTCGCTCGCATCGTCGTTCCCGATTTGCCGCACCACGTGACGCAGCGCGGCAACGGGCGCGCCAAGGTGTTTTTCACGCCCAGGGACTACGCACTCTACAAGACCCTGCTGGTCGAGCATTGCCGCGCCGCCAATGTCGGCATCTGGGCGTGGTGCCTTATGCCGAACCATGTTCACCTGGTCCTGACGCCGGCCGACCCCGACGGTCTGCAGCGCGCGCTCGCCAAGGTGCACCGCGCCTATGCCGGCATCATCCATGCGCGACAAAAGAAAACCGGACATTTCTGGCAAGGCCGCTTCGGCGCCGTCGCAATGGACGAGGACCACCTCCTGTCGGCGGTGTGTTATGTCGGACTGAAACCAGTGCGCGCGGGGCTGGTGGAACAGGCGGCGGACTGGCCCTGGTCAAATGCCCGGGCGCATCTGACAGGTGAGCCCGATGGCGTCACTGATCTGCAGCCAATGAGGGACCGACTGCCATCGTCGAGCGGGCTGTTCGATCTGGTCGAGACGGACGTCGCTGCCTTCGACGCGCTGCGCAAAGCCGAGAGCATCGGCCGACCGCTGGGCAGCGAGGCATTTCTTAACCAGATTGCCGGGCAAACTGGAAGAGCTGTGAAACCAGGAAAGCGAGGCCGGCGGGGCAAAATTAGTGCACTGTCACCGTAA
- a CDS encoding transposase: MARLARIVAPGLPHHVTQRGNGRAKVFFTPEDYALYKTLLVEHCSAANVGIWAWCLMPNHVHLILTPTDADGLRRALAKVHRAYAGTIHARQKKTGHFWQGRFGAVAMDEDHLLSAMRYVGLNPVRAGLVKQASDWPWSSARAHLTGEPDGVTDLQPMRDRLPSSTGLFDLVETDAVAFDALRKAESIGRPVGGEAFLGRIARQTGRAVKPGKRGRRSKISALSP; the protein is encoded by the coding sequence ATGGCTCGCCTTGCCCGCATCGTCGCTCCCGGTCTGCCGCACCACGTGACCCAGCGCGGCAACGGGCGCGCCAAGGTGTTTTTCACGCCCGAGGACTACGCGCTCTACAAGACCCTGCTGGTCGAGCATTGCAGCGCCGCCAATGTCGGCATCTGGGCGTGGTGCCTGATGCCGAACCACGTGCACCTGATCCTGACACCAACCGACGCCGATGGCCTGCGGCGCGCGCTCGCCAAGGTGCACCGCGCCTATGCCGGCACCATCCATGCGCGGCAAAAGAAAACCGGACATTTCTGGCAAGGCCGCTTCGGCGCCGTCGCGATGGACGAGGATCACCTTTTGTCGGCGATGCGTTATGTCGGACTGAATCCGGTGCGCGCGGGGCTGGTGAAGCAGGCGTCCGATTGGCCTTGGTCAAGCGCTCGTGCGCATCTGACAGGTGAGCCCGATGGTGTCACCGATCTGCAGCCGATGCGGGACCGCCTGCCATCGTCGACCGGGCTGTTCGATTTGGTCGAGACGGATGCCGTGGCCTTCGACGCGCTGCGCAAAGCCGAGAGCATCGGCCGGCCGGTGGGCGGCGAGGCGTTTCTTGGCCGGATTGCCAGGCAAACCGGAAGAGCTGTGAAACCAGGAAAGCGAGGCCGGCGGAGCAAAATTAGTGCACTGTCACCGTAA
- a CDS encoding RHS repeat-associated core domain-containing protein, with product MKRLLFGAVVLAASVVGADISAVSYIRESAGIAALAQESQSSSATAGNSAAGYGNGGAALGAGGQAAGSPSGSPSAQSTGDGSSATGSPDAAAKVGAKPADAKATDGTGTPDGTKAADTKTKATGKGAETSDTEAAPEEPAAQAVAAAAATTDSGDPEAIGTPKVDLPKTAGNGNLGYSIGIDMPAFHGIEPQIALNYNSSRKTKTGGLYQGWLGYGWGLDGFDVIERATPGYGMPAYDANDIYLLDGQAMVACTAGMVSPSCATGGTHATENESYRRIALNSTTNEWKVTDRDGTVSTFRSVAAVANLTPTAGTPAYDLAMSYRWLLTSVTDTNGNTVTYSYTCPASPVCYPASVTYNGTSITFYYETRPDMILMGNGLDISETSQRIKTIGVTVSGAVRSAYKLTYDQAPFSNTSRLTQVTRYGTDATGAADGTITGGTSKVLGQMTYQNTDGVYGTVNSAIYDQPLVWGQSVITRPSQVGDLDLDGRDEVFGRYAEQKTIGNTTTGKTYKRIIKFNSGGAFADTKVIESGGLTMGDLDFSEPGRFLDTKNTMDFAHYYFIGSAYSSLLLTDAQLAMTKVACSPTPPAGYQSVCSALPNGTFTTPPDAPTFVADPEGDGVDNVNVDSNPSKPIGVGDFLGNGRQLPLYAGPVKKGVLSNGKWQAGGMSFSINCADGTCVLADLNGDGATDIFRYRSDNGGSSGIWLSTGIGFKSYSTSSMPAKVSILRDFDNDGRMDVITVDTNVNGYPGFPLTGTTKVYSLRPSSSTYTADRFYLPAAMNAGNIVGDFNGDGLPDFTDWSHMFGSNAGKGNPNLLRSITTELGGTVAVEYTPSSTWQNNYLPQVVHAVTKLSVSDGRGQTAVSTYAYAGGKYDPAARKFLGFASIVETRPLANGETAPSTIETTYRQDLASYGLPSLTVWKDGAGAVHKQVAETYAVNTASKPYTVQNTVTDTTLTENVSRTLRVFRGFDAYNNIVGLKDYGRTDISGDETWTERFFSPNTSAYIVSAPIVERTHAGLNVTDPYVAYKQNFYDGNTTDVWAVPTKGNLTQVQSFSALTNAVTQYFAYDTYGNKVSATNSLGHKTEWDYDATYHLYPTTERAPRYFATGGQTADTRFVSSATYNPVCGLPATKSDPNGLVKTFAYDPFCRPYQVSQSVTGAYAKTRFENEGNPATQALVKYTPLPNGAGEDFTRSWYDGLGRVYRVETPGETGAGPRRIADTDYDLRGNVLRTAFPRFVGDTAQWTTNSYDWADRLVLTVNPDASQRSYAHNLATVDLVNPRLNGTTMTDELGHQTRTAWSTHGDIAVIVRDVGGLNLMETRSYDVLGRLIGVTDPGGSTWSYTYDLLGNRLSATDPDLGTWTYTYDAANRLISQTDARGTVTNLSYDQMDRLTLKTATAPGGSPVTLTQNSYDQSAAGSYNIGQLTTSQNAAATQAYKYDGFGKVARQDATIGTLTHTTTSVRDASGQTLATQYLPMQLDFGTLAAPLQYTAGNRLASAPGYITSIIYEADGQTREITYANGVKTSFTYSPTRRWLTRITTALGAATLMDRQYTRDALGRITSIVGASAPGSWNYVYDNADRLISADNLGDNTLDETFVYAANDNMLSRTRVAGTYVYPAASAARPHAPVTVGANAMAYDANGNLTSDGSRTLTWDEANRLKTVSLAANTVNLAYGPDAARAKKSSSFATTLYPDANVEIIPATPGAEIYTRYPHPDIKVVGTAKYFLHREHLASVRLVTDMSGAVVEGTTYATYGEQLNTGFQTQKSYIGERFDAETGLLYLNARYMDPVLGRFISPDDWDPTLAGVGTNRYAYAQNDPVNKSDANGHQMATALGWAAGEGIGARGLAWLGGPLVGVAVAVMTPTEMGDAECPCVSPATPSDQNGKKDEPRALTPEEKASLSEAGKEMSKGGRTEAGRAVEKHGQREGSVFPRPTGVAEDINDLGQRELDAILDDPGSKISVDQAGRITVTAPDGRAVQYRPDGKFKGFREPEDPRLSKETPSDKTSKDASSSPKGEKPSDNSAPKSPRSSE from the coding sequence ATGAAACGGTTGCTTTTTGGCGCGGTAGTGCTTGCCGCGAGTGTCGTTGGCGCAGATATTTCTGCTGTCTCTTATATTAGAGAAAGCGCGGGGATTGCAGCACTTGCGCAGGAGAGCCAAAGCTCTTCCGCGACTGCAGGAAACTCCGCCGCCGGTTACGGCAATGGTGGAGCGGCGCTGGGAGCCGGCGGACAGGCCGCGGGCAGCCCGTCGGGCTCGCCGTCGGCGCAGTCGACCGGAGATGGTTCATCAGCGACCGGCAGCCCGGATGCGGCGGCCAAGGTCGGCGCGAAGCCGGCTGATGCCAAAGCCACCGACGGCACCGGCACTCCAGATGGCACCAAGGCTGCCGACACCAAGACGAAGGCAACCGGCAAGGGGGCCGAGACCAGCGATACCGAGGCCGCACCTGAGGAGCCAGCGGCGCAGGCAGTGGCGGCAGCGGCCGCGACGACCGACAGCGGCGATCCCGAAGCGATCGGCACGCCGAAGGTGGATTTGCCGAAGACGGCCGGCAACGGCAATCTCGGCTATTCTATCGGCATCGACATGCCCGCCTTCCACGGCATCGAGCCGCAGATCGCGCTGAACTACAATTCCTCGCGCAAGACCAAGACCGGCGGTCTCTATCAGGGCTGGCTCGGTTATGGCTGGGGTCTCGATGGCTTTGACGTCATCGAGCGAGCGACACCCGGCTATGGCATGCCTGCCTATGACGCCAACGACATCTATCTGCTCGACGGCCAGGCGATGGTGGCCTGCACTGCCGGCATGGTCTCGCCCTCCTGCGCGACCGGCGGCACGCATGCGACCGAGAATGAGAGCTATCGCCGCATCGCGCTGAACAGCACAACCAATGAATGGAAGGTGACGGACCGCGACGGCACCGTCTCGACCTTCCGCTCTGTCGCGGCAGTGGCAAACCTGACGCCGACCGCCGGCACGCCGGCCTATGACCTTGCGATGAGCTATCGCTGGCTGTTGACCTCGGTGACCGACACCAACGGCAACACCGTCACCTACAGCTACACTTGCCCGGCCAGCCCGGTCTGCTATCCCGCCAGCGTCACCTACAACGGGACCAGCATTACCTTCTACTATGAGACCCGTCCGGACATGATCCTGATGGGCAATGGGCTTGATATCTCCGAGACCAGCCAGCGCATCAAGACGATCGGCGTCACGGTCTCCGGCGCGGTGCGCAGCGCCTACAAGCTGACCTACGACCAGGCGCCGTTCTCTAATACCTCGCGGCTGACTCAAGTCACCCGCTACGGCACGGACGCCACCGGAGCCGCAGACGGCACCATTACCGGAGGGACGTCGAAGGTGCTCGGCCAGATGACGTATCAGAATACTGATGGGGTCTATGGGACGGTGAACTCGGCTATTTATGATCAGCCACTCGTATGGGGTCAAAGTGTAATTACCAGACCAAGCCAGGTTGGCGATCTCGACCTTGACGGTCGGGACGAAGTCTTTGGACGTTACGCCGAGCAGAAAACAATAGGGAACACCACCACAGGCAAGACCTACAAACGGATAATAAAATTTAACTCCGGCGGTGCCTTTGCGGACACTAAGGTCATCGAATCCGGTGGATTGACTATGGGCGACTTGGATTTCTCAGAACCCGGTCGCTTCCTCGACACTAAGAACACAATGGACTTCGCCCACTACTATTTTATCGGCTCAGCATATAGCTCATTGCTTCTGACAGATGCGCAACTTGCAATGACCAAAGTGGCCTGCAGTCCGACACCGCCTGCGGGCTATCAATCGGTCTGCAGTGCTTTGCCAAACGGCACCTTCACAACGCCTCCCGACGCGCCAACATTCGTTGCCGATCCTGAAGGCGACGGCGTTGATAATGTCAATGTCGACAGCAATCCCTCCAAGCCTATCGGCGTGGGAGATTTTCTGGGCAACGGCAGACAACTGCCGCTGTACGCGGGTCCGGTGAAGAAAGGCGTGCTTTCAAATGGCAAATGGCAGGCCGGTGGGATGTCGTTTTCCATCAACTGCGCCGACGGCACTTGCGTCCTGGCCGATCTGAACGGCGACGGGGCGACGGATATCTTCCGATATCGCAGCGACAATGGTGGCAGCAGCGGAATCTGGCTGTCCACCGGGATCGGCTTCAAGAGCTATTCGACCAGTTCGATGCCCGCGAAGGTCTCAATCCTGCGGGATTTCGACAATGACGGGCGGATGGATGTCATCACTGTCGATACCAACGTCAATGGATATCCTGGCTTCCCCCTCACTGGTACCACAAAGGTTTACTCGCTTCGGCCATCCTCGTCCACCTACACGGCCGACCGCTTTTACCTTCCCGCAGCAATGAACGCTGGCAATATAGTTGGCGATTTCAACGGCGATGGGCTGCCCGACTTCACCGACTGGAGCCATATGTTCGGCTCGAACGCAGGCAAGGGCAATCCGAACCTGCTGCGCTCGATTACCACGGAGCTCGGCGGCACGGTCGCGGTCGAGTACACGCCGTCGTCGACCTGGCAGAACAACTACCTGCCGCAGGTGGTGCATGCGGTGACGAAGCTTTCGGTCAGCGATGGCCGCGGCCAGACGGCGGTGAGCACTTACGCCTATGCCGGCGGCAAGTACGATCCGGCGGCGCGCAAGTTTTTGGGCTTCGCCTCGATTGTCGAGACCAGACCGCTGGCCAATGGCGAGACGGCGCCGTCGACCATCGAAACCACCTATCGCCAGGACCTGGCCAGCTACGGCCTGCCGTCGCTGACGGTATGGAAGGATGGCGCGGGTGCCGTGCACAAGCAGGTGGCCGAGACCTATGCGGTCAACACGGCGAGCAAGCCATACACGGTGCAGAACACGGTGACCGACACGACGCTGACCGAGAATGTCTCGCGCACGCTCAGGGTCTTCCGGGGCTTCGATGCCTACAACAACATCGTCGGCCTCAAGGACTATGGCCGCACCGATATCAGCGGCGACGAGACCTGGACGGAGCGCTTCTTCTCGCCCAACACCTCGGCCTACATCGTCTCGGCCCCGATTGTCGAGCGCACCCATGCCGGGCTCAATGTCACGGACCCCTATGTCGCCTACAAGCAAAATTTCTATGACGGCAACACGACCGACGTGTGGGCGGTGCCGACCAAGGGCAATCTGACCCAGGTACAGAGCTTCAGCGCTTTGACCAATGCGGTGACCCAGTATTTTGCCTATGACACCTACGGCAACAAGGTCTCGGCAACCAACAGCCTCGGCCACAAGACCGAGTGGGACTATGATGCCACCTATCATCTCTATCCCACAACAGAGCGGGCGCCTCGGTACTTTGCGACGGGCGGCCAGACAGCCGACACGCGCTTCGTCTCGAGCGCCACCTACAATCCCGTCTGCGGCCTGCCGGCCACCAAGAGCGATCCCAACGGCCTTGTGAAGACTTTCGCCTACGATCCGTTCTGCCGGCCTTACCAGGTCTCGCAGAGCGTCACCGGCGCCTATGCCAAGACGCGCTTCGAGAACGAAGGCAATCCAGCGACACAGGCGTTGGTCAAATACACACCGCTGCCCAATGGTGCGGGGGAAGACTTCACCCGCTCCTGGTATGACGGCCTTGGCCGGGTCTACCGCGTGGAAACGCCCGGAGAGACAGGGGCCGGACCAAGGCGCATTGCCGACACCGACTATGATCTTCGCGGCAATGTCCTGCGCACCGCCTTCCCGCGCTTTGTCGGCGATACCGCGCAGTGGACCACCAACAGCTATGACTGGGCCGACCGGCTGGTGCTGACGGTCAATCCGGATGCCAGCCAGCGCTCCTATGCGCACAACCTGGCGACGGTCGATCTCGTCAACCCGCGGCTCAACGGCACGACGATGACCGACGAGCTCGGCCACCAGACCCGGACGGCATGGTCGACGCATGGCGATATCGCCGTCATCGTTCGCGACGTGGGCGGCCTCAATCTGATGGAGACGCGCAGCTACGACGTGCTCGGCCGCTTGATCGGGGTGACCGATCCCGGCGGCTCGACCTGGTCCTACACCTACGACCTGCTCGGCAACCGGCTGTCGGCGACCGATCCCGATCTCGGCACCTGGACCTACACCTACGATGCCGCCAACCGACTGATCAGCCAGACCGATGCCAGGGGCACCGTCACCAATCTCAGCTACGACCAGATGGACCGGCTGACGCTAAAGACGGCCACCGCTCCTGGCGGCAGCCCGGTGACGCTGACGCAGAACAGCTACGATCAGTCAGCCGCCGGCTCTTACAACATAGGCCAGCTGACCACATCGCAGAATGCAGCGGCCACGCAGGCTTACAAATATGACGGCTTCGGCAAGGTCGCCCGCCAGGATGCCACCATCGGCACACTGACCCACACCACGACCAGCGTGCGCGATGCCTCGGGGCAAACACTGGCGACACAGTATCTGCCAATGCAGCTCGATTTCGGCACGCTTGCCGCCCCGCTGCAATACACCGCCGGCAACAGGCTTGCCTCGGCACCCGGCTACATCACCTCGATCATTTACGAGGCCGATGGCCAGACCAGGGAGATCACTTACGCCAATGGCGTGAAGACGTCCTTCACCTATTCGCCGACACGCCGCTGGCTGACGCGCATCACCACGGCTCTTGGCGCCGCCACATTGATGGACCGGCAATACACCCGCGATGCCCTCGGCCGCATCACCAGCATCGTCGGCGCCTCCGCGCCCGGCAGCTGGAACTATGTCTATGACAATGCCGACCGGCTGATCTCGGCGGACAATCTCGGCGACAACACGCTGGACGAAACCTTCGTCTATGCCGCCAACGACAACATGCTCTCACGCACGCGTGTCGCCGGGACGTATGTCTATCCCGCGGCGAGTGCTGCTCGTCCGCATGCACCTGTCACCGTCGGCGCCAATGCGATGGCCTATGATGCCAACGGCAATCTCACCTCGGACGGCAGCCGTACGCTGACATGGGACGAGGCCAACCGGCTGAAGACGGTCAGCCTTGCCGCCAACACCGTCAACCTTGCCTACGGCCCGGACGCAGCGCGCGCCAAGAAATCCTCAAGCTTCGCCACGACCCTCTATCCCGACGCCAATGTCGAGATCATTCCGGCGACGCCCGGCGCGGAAATCTACACCCGCTATCCGCATCCCGACATCAAGGTGGTCGGCACGGCAAAATACTTCCTGCACCGCGAGCATCTGGCCTCGGTGCGGCTGGTCACCGACATGTCGGGCGCCGTGGTCGAAGGCACCACCTACGCCACCTATGGCGAGCAGCTCAACACCGGCTTCCAGACTCAGAAGTCCTATATCGGCGAGCGCTTCGATGCCGAGACTGGGCTGCTCTATCTCAATGCACGGTACATGGATCCGGTGTTGGGACGGTTTATTTCGCCGGATGATTGGGATCCGACGCTCGCCGGCGTTGGCACGAACCGTTATGCCTATGCCCAGAATGATCCCGTGAACAAGAGTGACGCGAATGGCCACCAGATGGCTACCGCTCTTGGGTGGGCGGCCGGTGAAGGTATCGGCGCGAGGGGGCTTGCGTGGTTGGGCGGTCCTCTAGTCGGGGTTGCCGTCGCCGTGATGACACCAACAGAAATGGGCGATGCGGAATGTCCTTGCGTTTCGCCTGCAACTCCTTCTGATCAAAATGGAAAGAAAGACGAACCTCGAGCTCTCACACCAGAGGAAAAGGCGTCCCTATCCGAGGCTGGCAAAGAAATGTCAAAGGGGGGGCGCACTGAAGCCGGCCGCGCGGTAGAAAAGCACGGACAGAGAGAAGGTTCTGTTTTCCCACGACCCACCGGTGTAGCGGAAGACATAAACGATTTGGGTCAACGAGAGTTGGATGCCATTCTTGACGATCCGGGTTCAAAGATTTCGGTAGATCAGGCAGGGCGTATCACGGTTACCGCACCCGATGGGCGAGCTGTTCAGTACAGACCGGATGGCAAATTCAAGGGCTTTCGTGAGCCGGAGGATCCGCGGCTTAGCAAAGAGACGCCCTCGGACAAAACCTCTAAGGATGCCTCATCGTCGCCGAAAGGAGAAAAGCCCAGTGACAATTCTGCGCCAAAAAGCCCACGTAGCAGCGAATGA
- the gspG gene encoding type II secretion system major pseudopilin GspG, whose protein sequence is MMRFLQLSEKCRRAGKSAGESDSRESGFTLVELLVVLAIIALIATLAAPQVLRYLGAARTNAAKAQIRNIESALELYYVDNAKYPTSEEGLNALVAQPAGETRWNGPYLKGTTGLKDPWGRPYSYEVKADASGVVIRSLGKDGKPDGTGEDQDVTN, encoded by the coding sequence ATGATGCGCTTTCTTCAACTCTCCGAAAAATGCCGCCGCGCCGGCAAATCCGCCGGCGAAAGCGATAGTCGCGAAAGCGGCTTCACGCTGGTCGAGCTTCTGGTCGTGCTCGCCATCATCGCGCTGATCGCCACGCTGGCGGCGCCGCAGGTGCTGCGCTATCTCGGCGCGGCCAGGACCAATGCGGCCAAGGCGCAGATCCGCAACATCGAAAGCGCGCTCGAACTCTACTATGTCGACAATGCGAAATACCCGACCTCCGAAGAGGGGCTCAACGCCCTGGTCGCGCAGCCGGCCGGTGAAACGCGCTGGAACGGGCCTTATCTCAAGGGGACAACCGGCCTGAAGGATCCATGGGGCAGGCCCTACTCCTACGAAGTGAAGGCCGATGCCAGCGGCGTGGTCATCCGCAGCCTTGGCAAGGACGGCAAGCCCGACGGAACCGGCGAGGACCAGGACGTCACCAACTGA